A single Lolium perenne isolate Kyuss_39 chromosome 6, Kyuss_2.0, whole genome shotgun sequence DNA region contains:
- the LOC127306677 gene encoding bifunctional dTDP-4-dehydrorhamnose 3,5-epimerase/dTDP-4-dehydrorhamnose reductase, giving the protein MTISTNGATAATPAPALKFLIYGRTGWIGGLLGKLCAAQGIPYAYGAGRLEHRAQLEADLDEARPTHVFNAAGVTGRPNVDWCETHKADTIRANVCGTLTLADVCRARGLVLINYATGCIFEYDAGHPLGSGVGFKEEDTPNFVGSFYSKTKAMVEELLKNYENVCTLRVRMPISSDLTNPRNFITKITRYDKVVDIPNSMTILDELLPISIEMAKRNLTGIWNFTNPGVVSHNEILEMYRDYIDPSFSWKNFNLEEQAKVIVAPRSNNELDTVKLKTEFPELLSIKESLIKNVFKPNQKTSKA; this is encoded by the exons ATGACCATCTCCACCAACGGCGCCACGGCAGCCACCCCGGCACCCGCGCTCAAGTTCCTCATCTACGGCCGCACGGGCTGGATCGGGGGCCTGCTGGGCAAGCTCTGCGCCGCGCAGGGCATCCCCTACGCGTACGGCGCGGGGCGGCTCGAGCACCGCGCGCAGCTCGAGGCCGACCTCGACGAGGCCAGGCCCACGCACGTCTTCAACGCCGCGGGCGTCACCGGCCGCCCCAACGTCGACTGGTGCGAGACGCACAAGGCCGACACCATCCGCGCCAACGTCTGCGGCACGCTCACGCTCGCCGACGTCTGCCGCGCCCGGGGCCTCGTCCTCATCAACTACGCCACGGGGTGCATCTTCGAGTACGACGCCGGCCACCCGCTCGGGTCCGGGGTCGGGTTCAAGGAGGAGGACACCCCCAACTTCGTCGGGTCCTTCTACTCCAAAACCAAGGCCATG GTCGAGGAGCTGCTCAAGAACTACGAAAATGTGTGCACCCTTCGTGTAAGGATGCCCATTTCATCTGATCTGACCAATCCTCGCAACTTCATCACAAAAATCACCCGTTATGACAAGGTTGTGGATATCCCAAATTCAATGACAATCTTGGATGAACTTCTTCCCATCTCAATCGAAATGGCAAAGAGAAACCTCACTGGAATCTGGAACTTCACAAACCCTGGTGTGGTGAGCCACAATGAGATATTGGAGATGTACAGAGACTACATCGACCCAAGCTTCTCTTGGAAGAACTTCAACTTGGAAGAGCAAGCCAAGGTAATAGTAGCACCGAGGAGCAACAATGAGCTCGACACGGTTAAGTTGAAGACAGAGTTCCCAGAACTTCTGTCAATCAAGGAGTCGCTGATCAAAAATGTTTTCAAACCGAATCAGAAGACGTCCAAGGCTTGA
- the LOC127306676 gene encoding growth-regulating factor 12 has translation MAEENEGGSPQPPSKLPRLSAADSNAGAVTMAVSSPLVLGLGLGLGGESRGGVEAQAQARAKSALTFMQHQELEHQVLIYRYFAAGAPVPVHLVLPIWKSVAASSFGPQRFPSSPPVMIGLGSLCFDYRSSMEPEPGRCRRTDGKKWRCSRDVVQGHKYCERHVHRGRSRSRKPVEGGAASASTPAAPAQNGGITAPPCGLGFSPAAARAT, from the exons ATGGCCGAGGAGAACGAAGGCGGCTCGCCCCAGCCGCCGTCCAAGCTGCCCCGCCTCTCCGCCGCCGACTCGAATGCCG gggcggtgacgatggcggtcTCGTCGCCGTTGGTCCTCGGGCTGGGCCTGGGTCTCGGCGGCGAGAGCCGTGGTGGCGTGGAGGCGCAGGCTCAGGCGAGGGCGAAGTCGGCGCTGACGTTCATGCAGCATCAGGAGCTTGAGCACCAGGTGCTGATCTACCGCTACTTCGCGGCGGGCGCGCCCGTGCCGGTGCACCTGGTGCTCCCCATCTGGAAGAGCGTCGCCGCTTCCTCCTTCGGGCCCCAGCGCTTCCCCAGTTCCCCTCCCGTAA TGATTGGGCTGGGGAGCCTGTGCTTCGACTACCGGAGCAGCATGGAGCCGGAGCCCGGGCGGTGCCGGCGCACGGACGGCAAGAAGTGGCGGTGCTCGCGCGACGTGGTGCAGGGGCACAAGTACTGCGAGCGGCACGTCCACCGCGGCCGCAGCCGTTCAAGAAAGCCTGTGGAAGGAGGAGCCGCCTCCGCGTCCACGCCCGCCGCCCCGGCGCAGAACGGCGGCAtcaccgcgccgccctgtggcctCGGCTTCTCCCCCGCCGCCGCGCGCGCCACCTGA